Proteins encoded in a region of the Coregonus clupeaformis isolate EN_2021a chromosome 9, ASM2061545v1, whole genome shotgun sequence genome:
- the LOC121573876 gene encoding torsin-4A-like has product MGDQDVYDRMSESQTDREMDKEKDGEGESETRGSGKGAQSFCQFSSSLRTVVRIKQKYQAMKKRRLELTGLGEGGQVLGAGLLTGAPVRSSPKIFTFDTPSSSPLAFSSLFLKMKKKKSRRVMFPSGGGRRAPVVQEHSRAKICLFLLCTILFFQVYNAIENLDDHVLKYDLGGLEKTLCREVFGQQGAMDALLAQLRDYLSTYVHSKPLVLSLHGPIGVGKSHVGRLLAGHFRSVVGEPLVLQYFVLHHCPLEDDAWRCARALSILVSEIALRAEEEEKIPLFIFDEAEHLYPELLDALSDLVRSNRSNEYLNAVYLFLSNQGHTHITMHLLYNSSSDSMMTASAHHGKLVKELNPLLRNTLVKLHPLWAEAELLPMTLLEKGHVMECFLDEMTREGFYPDRTNVERLAGEIEYYPVVGGRVYARTGCKQVVARVNLL; this is encoded by the exons ATGGGCGACCAGGATGTTTATGACAGAATGTCAGagtcccagacagacagagagatggacaaagagaaagatggagaagGAGAAAGTGAAACGAGGGGTTCGGGGAAAGGCGCTCAGAGTTTCTGCCAGTTCTCGTCCTCTCTGCGTACTGTGGTTCGCATCAAACAGAAGTACCAGGCCATGAAGAAACGACGGCTGGAGTTGACCGGGCTGGGGGAAGGAGGGCAAGTGTTAGGGGCTGGTCTCCTGACTGGGGCCCCTGTTCGCAGCAGCCCCAAAATCTTCACCTTCGATACCCCTTCCAGCTCCCCCTTGGCCTTCTCGTCGCTCTTCctaaagatgaagaagaagaagtcgCGGCGGGTCATGTTCCCCAGTGGAGGGGGGCGCAGAGCCCCCGTCGTACAGGAACACAGCCGAGCAAAGATctgcctcttcctcctctgcaCCATCCTCTTCTTCCAG GTGTATAATGCCATAGAGAACCTTGACGACCACGTCCTGAAGTATGACCTGGGGGGATTAGAGAAGACTCTGTGTAGGGAGGTGTTTGGCCAGCAGGGGGCGATGGATGCTCTGTTAGCCCAGCTCAGAGACTACCTCTCTACGTATGTCCACAGTAAACCCCTGGTCCTCTCCTTACACGGACCCATTGGCGTGGGGAAGAGCCACGTAGGACGACTCCTGGCTGGGCACTTCCGCTCGGTGGTGGGGGAGCCCCTGGTTCTACAGTACTTTGTGTTGCACCACTGCCCCCTGGAGGACGACGCCTGGCGCTGCGCCCGAGCCCTGTCGATCTTAGTGTCGGAGATAGCgctgagagcagaggaggaggagaaaattCCTCTATTCATCTTTGACGAAGCAGAGCACCTTTACCCAGAGCTTCTTGATGCACTGAGTGACCTGGTCCGCTCAAACCGCTCCAACGAATACCTGAACGCAGTCTACCTGTTCCTTAGCAACCAAGGACACACCCACATCACCATGCACCTGCTGTACAACTCCTCCAGCGACTCCATGATGACCGCATCTGCACACCACGGCAAACTCGTCAAGGAGCTGAATCCGTTGTTGCGCAACACTCTGGTGAAGCTCCACCCACTGTGGGCGGAAGCTGAACTCTTACCAATGACCCTGCTGGAGAAAGGTCACGTGATGGAGTGCTTCCTGGATGAGATGACAAGGGAGGGGTTCTACCCGGACCGTACCAACGTTGAGAGGCTGGCGGGGGAGATAGAGTATTACCCTGTGGTAGGGGGCCGCGTGTACGCCCGGACAGGTTGTAAACAGGTGGTAGCTAGGGTCAACCTGCTATGA